A part of Arcobacter sp. F2176 genomic DNA contains:
- a CDS encoding NAD(P)H-dependent oxidoreductase gives MNVLIVYCHPESKSFNGSLKNVAKETFEAQGDTVEISDLYGENFDPVEKAEHYKNRIDLDKFDPLSEQRNAYKTDTLPDDVKKEIEKIEKCDLLILQFPMWWHQQPAMLKGWFDRVFVSGGLYTSKMRYDKGYFKGKKAICSVTSGAPKATFTKNGRGGGKIEVLLKSMNFSLHYMGFTVLPPFLSTEIQNKGFTYMSPDKFDLHLQETMNKLEEHLKNLDKEEPLNFPGWDDWDEFGIEKL, from the coding sequence ATGAATGTATTAATTGTATATTGTCATCCTGAATCCAAATCATTTAATGGATCATTAAAAAATGTTGCAAAAGAGACATTTGAGGCACAAGGTGATACAGTTGAAATTTCTGATTTATATGGTGAAAATTTTGATCCTGTTGAAAAAGCTGAGCATTATAAAAATAGAATAGATTTAGATAAGTTTGATCCATTATCTGAACAAAGAAATGCATACAAAACTGATACTCTTCCTGATGATGTAAAAAAAGAAATAGAAAAAATAGAAAAATGTGACTTACTTATTCTTCAATTTCCTATGTGGTGGCACCAACAACCAGCAATGCTAAAAGGTTGGTTTGATAGGGTTTTTGTTAGTGGAGGCTTATATACTAGTAAAATGAGATATGATAAAGGCTATTTTAAAGGAAAAAAAGCAATTTGTTCAGTCACTTCAGGAGCACCAAAAGCAACCTTTACAAAAAATGGTAGAGGTGGAGGAAAAATTGAAGTTTTACTAAAATCTATGAATTTTTCACTCCATTATATGGGCTTTACAGTACTTCCACCATTTTTGTCAACTGAAATACAAAATAAAGGATTTACATACATGTCTCCTGATAAATTTGATTTACATTTACAAGAAACTATGAACAAATTGGAAGAACATCTTAAAAACTTAGATAAAGAAGAGCCCTTAAACTTTCCAGGATGGGATGATTGGGATGAATTTGGTATTGAAAAATTATAG
- a CDS encoding LysE family translocator — protein sequence MEFLLTSLVVVLIPGTGVLYTVSTGLFFGKRASFFASLGCTLGIVPSLLASILGLAVVIHTSALAFQIVKYAGVVYLLYLAYLMWKSNDSLSLNEEINAKGVLSITLKGFLINILNPKLTIFFLAFLPQFLPINNASYTSDMLSLGAIFMLMTFIVFILYGLLSNSIRNYLINSQKISRFIQRAFAGTFALLGIKLAFANQQ from the coding sequence ATGGAATTTTTACTTACTTCTTTAGTTGTAGTTTTAATACCTGGAACAGGTGTTTTATATACTGTTTCCACAGGACTATTTTTTGGTAAAAGAGCTAGCTTTTTTGCTTCACTTGGATGTACTTTAGGTATTGTTCCTTCTCTTTTAGCAAGTATTTTAGGATTGGCTGTTGTTATTCATACTAGTGCTCTTGCATTTCAAATAGTAAAATATGCAGGAGTTGTTTATTTATTATATTTAGCATACTTGATGTGGAAATCAAATGATTCTTTATCTTTAAATGAAGAAATTAATGCTAAAGGAGTGTTATCAATAACCTTAAAAGGATTTTTGATTAATATATTAAATCCTAAACTTACAATCTTCTTCTTAGCTTTTTTACCACAATTTCTACCAATAAATAATGCCTCTTATACAAGTGATATGCTAAGCTTAGGTGCAATTTTTATGCTTATGACTTTTATTGTTTTTATTTTATATGGATTGCTCTCAAATAGTATTCGAAATTATTTAATTAATTCTCAAAAAATTAGTAGATTTATACAGCGAGCTTTTGCTGGAACATTTGCTTTATTAGGGATAAAATTAGCTTTTGCAAATCAACAATAA
- a CDS encoding GlsB/YeaQ/YmgE family stress response membrane protein, giving the protein MNIIVFLLIGAIAGWLAGKIMNGGGFGLIGNIVIGIVGAVVGGFVFAFVGLSAGGFIGSIVMSTIGAVVLLYIVKIVKKV; this is encoded by the coding sequence ATGAATATAATAGTATTTTTGTTAATAGGTGCAATTGCAGGTTGGTTAGCAGGCAAAATAATGAATGGCGGTGGCTTTGGACTTATAGGTAATATTGTTATTGGTATTGTTGGTGCTGTTGTTGGTGGTTTTGTATTTGCTTTTGTTGGACTAAGTGCAGGTGGATTTATAGGTTCTATTGTAATGTCTACAATAGGTGCTGTGGTATTACTATATATTGTAAAAATAGTCAAAAAAGTTTAA
- a CDS encoding AraC family transcriptional regulator, with translation MDKFTYKNRVDITALKAKMEKFSYKKHSHEEYALGVTLNGVQKYNLDGVSQSSYKNGVMLFNPEQLHDGESGCNDESLDYVMLYIKPELFLEALGKKDIVKFSSSIVYNEKLKQDIINLSSAILFEKDESLCSELLLNITDNFSTSDFILDYKKENLIVKKAKEMIYYELGDVLNIAEISKELNLSKFQFIRMFKANTGITPYQFFLNCKLIHAKIYLEHTKDLYATVVEYGFSDLSHLNRHFKRVYGLTAYEYIQSLV, from the coding sequence ATGGATAAGTTTACTTATAAAAATAGAGTAGATATAACAGCACTAAAAGCAAAAATGGAAAAGTTCTCATACAAAAAACACTCCCATGAAGAGTATGCTTTGGGTGTAACTTTAAATGGAGTTCAAAAATATAACTTAGATGGAGTTTCCCAATCTTCATATAAAAATGGAGTAATGCTTTTCAATCCGGAACAACTACATGATGGAGAATCAGGATGTAATGATGAGTCTTTAGATTATGTGATGTTATATATTAAACCAGAACTTTTTTTAGAAGCATTAGGTAAAAAAGATATCGTCAAGTTTTCTTCTTCTATTGTATATAATGAAAAACTAAAGCAAGATATTATTAATCTATCATCTGCTATTTTATTTGAAAAAGATGAGTCTTTATGTTCTGAATTATTGTTAAATATTACAGATAATTTCTCTACTAGTGATTTTATTTTAGATTATAAAAAAGAGAATTTAATTGTCAAAAAAGCTAAAGAGATGATTTATTATGAGTTGGGTGATGTTTTAAATATAGCTGAAATATCAAAAGAGTTAAACTTAAGCAAATTTCAATTTATAAGAATGTTTAAGGCAAATACAGGAATAACTCCTTATCAATTCTTTTTAAATTGTAAATTGATTCATGCTAAAATATATTTAGAACATACAAAAGATTTATATGCAACAGTTGTAGAGTATGGTTTTAGTGACTTATCTCACTTAAATCGTCACTTCAAAAGAGTCTATGGCTTAACAGCTTATGAGTATATTCAATCTTTAGTTTGA
- a CDS encoding LysE family translocator has protein sequence MNIVFFLLYCCLMIITPGPTNIMILTTVHNYGVKRAFEFSIGASFAFFVLLSISVIFNSLLINYLPNIIVILQVVGAMYMLYLAYQILKINNTSKKQNQFSSFKTGFFMQFVNPKPVLFALTVFPSFILPYYTSFWYLTLFVVLITIIACLAFLSWILFGKVLKSFLDKYNKLVNNIMAIFLIICAVVISGIFN, from the coding sequence ATGAATATAGTATTTTTCTTATTATATTGCTGTTTAATGATAATAACACCAGGTCCTACAAATATTATGATTCTTACAACTGTACATAATTATGGAGTTAAAAGAGCTTTTGAATTTTCTATTGGTGCATCATTTGCATTTTTTGTATTATTAAGTATATCTGTTATCTTTAATTCTTTATTGATAAATTATTTGCCAAATATTATAGTTATTTTACAAGTTGTTGGAGCTATGTATATGTTGTATTTAGCATATCAAATTTTAAAGATAAATAATACTTCCAAAAAACAAAACCAATTTTCATCTTTTAAAACAGGTTTTTTTATGCAATTTGTTAATCCAAAACCAGTATTGTTTGCATTGACTGTTTTCCCAAGTTTTATTTTGCCTTATTATACCTCTTTTTGGTATTTGACACTTTTTGTGGTATTGATTACAATTATTGCTTGTCTTGCTTTTTTATCATGGATTTTATTTGGAAAAGTATTAAAATCTTTTTTGGATAAGTATAATAAGTTAGTAAATAACATAATGGCAATATTTTTAATAATATGTGCTGTTGTAATTTCAGGGATATTTAATTAA
- a CDS encoding putative quinol monooxygenase yields MNSEISLIIDIVVKNGLRDKQIEAFKELAPFVLKEEGCIQYELKEVQGDKNRFIILEKWASKEALLAHDKTVHMIEADSKSSLFREKTTVLKLFDI; encoded by the coding sequence ATGAATTCGGAAATATCATTAATCATTGATATCGTAGTAAAAAATGGGCTAAGAGATAAACAAATTGAAGCCTTTAAAGAATTGGCTCCCTTTGTATTAAAAGAAGAGGGATGTATTCAATATGAACTAAAAGAAGTACAAGGAGATAAAAATAGATTTATTATCCTTGAAAAATGGGCTTCCAAAGAGGCACTTTTAGCACATGATAAAACTGTTCATATGATAGAAGCAGATTCAAAAAGTTCACTATTTAGGGAGAAAACAACTGTTTTAAAGCTTTTTGATATTTAA
- the blaOXA gene encoding class D beta-lactamase yields the protein MGIFKIVILLSLFFNFACANDKEIKSIFDKVQVNGTLVISSLAGKKVHIYNKKRAMTRYIPASTFKIPNTLIALEERVIKDENEVIKWDGVVRSYEPWNKDQTLQSAISISCVWCYQRFAKKIGNDKYLAYLKELHYGNEKTGSDVTTFWLEGDLKISAFEQIDFLKRLYNNDLPFKQKYIDITKKILTVEKTKEYTIKAKTGWSGKIGWYVGYVKNKKGVWFFALNADISNKQLKYRKEIVLQALKAKKII from the coding sequence ATGGGAATTTTTAAAATAGTTATTTTATTAAGTTTGTTTTTTAACTTTGCCTGTGCTAATGACAAAGAAATAAAAAGTATCTTTGATAAAGTACAAGTTAATGGAACACTAGTTATCTCATCATTAGCTGGCAAAAAAGTGCATATATATAATAAAAAAAGAGCAATGACTAGATATATTCCAGCTTCAACTTTTAAGATACCAAATACACTTATTGCACTTGAAGAAAGAGTGATAAAAGATGAAAATGAAGTAATAAAATGGGATGGAGTTGTAAGGTCTTATGAACCTTGGAACAAAGACCAAACTCTGCAAAGTGCTATTTCAATTTCTTGTGTATGGTGTTATCAAAGATTTGCAAAAAAAATTGGTAATGATAAATATTTAGCTTATCTAAAAGAATTACATTATGGTAATGAAAAAACAGGTTCAGATGTGACAACTTTTTGGTTAGAAGGTGATTTGAAAATATCTGCATTTGAACAAATTGACTTTTTAAAAAGGCTTTATAATAATGATTTGCCTTTTAAACAAAAATATATAGATATAACTAAAAAAATACTAACAGTAGAAAAAACAAAAGAGTATACAATCAAGGCAAAGACTGGTTGGTCAGGAAAAATTGGCTGGTATGTTGGTTATGTGAAAAATAAAAAGGGTGTTTGGTTTTTTGCTTTAAATGCTGATATCTCAAATAAGCAATTAAAATATAGAAAAGAAATAGTATTGCAAGCTTTAAAGGCAAAAAAAATAATATAG